A region from the Benincasa hispida cultivar B227 chromosome 10, ASM972705v1, whole genome shotgun sequence genome encodes:
- the LOC120088705 gene encoding uncharacterized protein LOC120088705 translates to MVDVDRRMSTLNPAHIAGLRRLSARAAATSSAPLRNGLLSFSSLADKVLTHLRNSGVDVQPGLSDAEFARAEAEFCFSFPPDLRAVLSAGLPVGPGFPDWRSAGARLHLRSSLDLPIAAISFQIAKNTLWSCSWGQKPAEPEKALRIARNLLKRAPVLIPIFNHCYIPCNPPLAGNPIFFVDENRVLCCGLDLSDFFERESLFRCSVSDSDSDPLFSKQRSLAEKSIGPSANFSRRSVDSGVVRTPRWVEFWSDAAMDRRRRNSSSSSNSSPDRFIEMPRSEIPKWVGKYIGELGSVLRTGGWSESEVAEMVEVSAAGFFDSEMVMLDNQAVLDALLLKVDRFSGSLRRSGWSSEEVSEAFGFDFRPEKGRKLAKKLSAELVERIGKLAESVSRS, encoded by the coding sequence ATGGTCGACGTCGACCGGAGAATGTCCACCCTCAACCCCGCCCACATCGCCGGCCTCCGCCGTCTCTCCGCCCGCGCTGCCGCCACTTCATCCGCCCCCCTCCGCAACGGCCTCCTCTCCTTCTCTTCCCTTGCCGATAAAGTCCTCACCCATCTTCGAAACTCCGGCGTTGACGTCCAGCCCGGTCTCTCTGACGCTGAATTTGCCCGAGCCGAGGCCGAGTTCTGCTTCTCCTTTCCACCTGATCTCCGGGCGGTCCTCTCCGCCGGCCTCCCTGTCGGCCCCGGCTTCCCAGACTGGCGCTCCGCCGGCGCACGCCTCCATCTCCGGTCATCCCTCGACCTCCCTATTGCTGCAATTTCCTTCCAAATCGCGAAAAATACACTCTGGTCCTGCTCTTGGGGCCAAAAACCGGCCGAACCAGAAAAGGCATTAAGGATCGCGAGAAATTTACTTAAACGAGCCCCTGTCTTGATCCCCATTTTCAACCATTGCTACATTCCTTGCAACCCGCCCTTGGCCGGGAACCCAATTTTCTTTGTTGATGAGAATCGGGTTCTTTGCTGTGGGTTGGATTTGTCTGATTTCTTCGAACGGGAGTCTCTATTTCGGTGCTCTGTTTCGGATTCCGATTCCGATCCTCTATTCTCGAAACAGAGGTCTCTCGCAGAGAAGTCTATAGGACCATCGGCGAATTTCTCACGGCGGAGTGTGGATTCAGGGGTTGTAAGAACGCCGAGGTGGGTCGAGTTTTGGAGCGATGCCGCCATGGACCGGCGGCGGAGGAACTCGTCGTCGTCGTCGAATTCTTCCCCAGATCGATTCATCGAGATGCCGAGATCTGAAATCCCGAAGTGGGTTGGGAAGTATATTGGGGAATTGGGATCGGTTTTAAGGACCGGTGGGTGGAGTGAATCGGAGGTGGCGGAGATGGTGGAGGTCTCAGCGGCGGGATTCTTTGACAGCGAGATGGTTATGTTGGACAATCAGGCGGTTTTGGATGCTCTTCTTTTGAAAGTGGACCGTTTTTCCGGTTCGTTGCGGCGGTCCGGTTGGAGCTCCGAGGAGGTTTCTGAGGCGTTTGGGTTCGATTTTCGGCCGGAGAAGGGGAGGAAACTGGCTAAGAAGCTATCGGCAGAACTAGTGGAGCGAATTGGGAAACTGGCTGAGTCGGTTTCCCGGTCATGA